From the Pyrenophora tritici-repentis strain M4 chromosome 5, whole genome shotgun sequence genome, the window ATCAGAGTTATCGACTTGCAGGGACGAGAATTTATCTTTCCTATTGGTGACTGCAGGTCGTACTTCCAGCTCGAGACAAGAATACGTGAGCTGAGGTACTGCAGTGGGTGGAGAGAGAGAGACGACGAAATCCGGTTGCAACACAAAACCAAAGATGGTAGCAAGGAACTCCGTCCTGGAGACTGGGGAAGCCTTATCAAACGAACCGATCTCATCTCTATCACTGTTTCGATGATAGATGACGGAAAAGGCGATGAACAAGCACTCACTGCTACTTCTTCCCCACATCAGGTCTCGGGTAGCTCATCCATCTTTGTACCACCGTTTTTCCACTGGCCACAGTCAACTCCCAAGGACACTGCGAGCGGTGAAAAGAAGGTGAAATTCTTGGGTACATCAGACGTACAACAGGCATCTATCCTCTTGGAACAAGCAGATAAGATCATGATGACTGAGTCTTTTACGGATTCATACAACAAAGTGGCCACTGTTTTCAGCTCGGCTGCATATTACAGATCTCTCCCTGAGTTGACATTCAAGGAAATTACCACCGACTTCACCAAACTTAGACTCCGATCAAAACGAACACAACCGATTGGGTCTGCCCTTACTTTTCATCAAAGCGCAATAGAGAACCAATGCACTCGTATCTCGGAGCAAACTACAAGCCTGTTCGGGATTGTTCGAATGACATTTGAGCTGTTTGTTAGCGATATTGACCAAAGTAGGATCCTTCGGAAAGGCTGGGGTGCTATGAAACAACTTCATGACAAGGTCACTGAAATTACATTGCGAGGGTCTCTGGGCCCTGATCCAAAGGAATATACCGATCCGGAATGGAAACACCCTGATATGGTAGACCGTACTTGGCATATCCGGACCCCTGCTAAACCAAGTCATCTAGCAGTTCTCGAAACGGATGCCCAGTTGAACAAGGTGATAAGACGATGCAAACGATGCATTTTTCGATCATACGATAGCCCAGAAGCTGCACTCAAGCACTTACGAAAGCATGCAAAAAAAGCGGCAGATCTGGAAGAATCTAGCGCCATTATCAGTCCAGGTGTCTTGGACTCATCTGATGAAAAAGCGGCCGGGCCACAGTCTGCCTCCCGATTCTGTGCTCAAGGAGTGGGTGTTGAACTCTGAACAGTTCAGGCGTGAAGAAACCAACGGAGACGCACTTGCAACACTTACCAAAGGACTCATCTGATGAAAAGCGGCGGGCACAGTCTGCCTCCCGATTCTGTGCTCAAGGAGTGGGTGTTGAACTCTGAACAGTTCAGGCGTGAAGAAACCAACGGAGACGCACTTGCAACACTTACCAAGCCAAGGAATCGCTCGAGAACTTTTCGTTGAAGCTAGTGAATTGGCCGAGGGGATTCAAAATGAGGATGGCGATATTTCAGGACTGTACAAAATGCCGCAACAGGAGTTGGTGAGAGCATTTCGAAACATAATGGTCTTCTTCATGGCAACCGAACGCGCTGTCCACTATGGCACAGAAGTATTGAGGGATCAGGAACTTATTGACTACATGGCCGAACGCTCCTATTTTCCAGGGTCCGAAAAGGAAATGGACGAGGGTGTGGTGAAAAGATTAGGCGAGGTCGCACGACGGTCGTTGCGCAGGGTGCGCTTCAAGCTGTGCGGAATGGTCAAGTCAGATCCTCCACTGGATATTTTCAGGAAAAAGTCTTTGGGACCAGAGTATGTATGTCTTGGTCCTACAGCAACCACAGCAGCAACCACAAGAGACTATAGGCGACTTGTACCGTGGGTTCATCTCCAAACTTGTAAGTCATAAATCGCTCTTTTTCTGTACAAGAGATCGTGCAGGATCTATCCCAAACGTTTCAAATGTGAACGTAAGCAATGGAGATACAGAGTGTACTACTAGAGGACGCTAGGAGCTACATCTAACATCATCCAGCAATTCCAAGTCAATAGCCGTGCGAGTAAACGTCTTCTACGCGACATTAACCTACTTCAAGATGAGCTCCAAATACTCATCGCGGTCAACACGTGGCAAACCAATCTCATCCAAAATTATACACGCGTGCTTGACGACACTTCTTATGAGCAGGAACTCCCTTCTCGAAAGAGTATGTTTCCATATGAGCGGGATCTCCTCCGAACCTGCCTAAACAATCTCAAACTCGCTCGGGATGACTTTAGCGATCTACTGGACCTATGCCGCCCGCTATCCGATCGCACCAAACAGATACTCGAGATCAACGAAGAAGATCACGGCAAAGCTATCATGGTTTTCACAGTTGTCACGGTCATATTCTTACCCTTGTCGTTTGCGACAAGTTACTTTGGTATGAACACATCAGACATACGAGACATGGATCAGACCCAAACTCTCTTCTGGAGCGTTGCAATCCCACTGACCGTCCTGACTGTCGGCGGATGTATGCTCATCGGATACAACGGAGTTGAGTTACTAGACGGAATCTCGTCGTTTCTCCGCATGGTGTCAGGCAAGCAAAAGGAGAGTCCCGACGCCGGTGTAGGCGTCTCTCGCCGCAAACCTCCACCCAATCTCCAATTCGACACGACAAACACACAGGAGTTGACCAACCTTGACGAAGCCGAATTCGCGAACCCGCGGCCAAGTGGATGTGATGAGACTATGGAAGACATACAAGCTAACAAAGACTACGCCTCTATTCGCAAGAAGATACCGTACGTCACATAtggcgatgatgatgaaTGGTTTCGCGAGGAGGAGGGGGCCCTAATAAAAGCTGGGGAACGGAGGGCTGCGAACTTCTCGCATGAACGCAATGGATTGCCACCATTGCCACCCCGAATTGACATTGTACCTGGCACTATGGGGGCTGGCTGGGATAAACAAGATGCCTGGTACGATATGAAGGAGAAGGAATTATGGCAGCGCAACAGAAGAAGTCATCGTAAGGTGGATAACAACTACTACGAAAATTACGGACGTTACTGAATGAGAGCATGATGCCTTTCTTGGAGGGCGGAAAAGGGTATATACCCTTCGGAGAAGTGCCAGGCAGATGAAGTACATGATCACACCTACAATTTTACAATTTGAATGAAGATGCAAAAAATTCGCTCGAATTACAAGGCACATGGTGTGTTGATGCACCCACTGAGTTGTCAAACCCTACACTGGAGTTTTGAGGTTGGAAGGGCTAGAAAAACAGCTACAGACAGGCGTAGCGCACGGATCGATGACACCCACGTAGCTCGCAGGCATATCCAAGCCACCTTTTGTGCACAGTATGATCGCCCCGTGTGGGCAGATATAGAGCGCGAGCGCCTCCAGGATGGGCCTTGTTGGGCGAATTTCCCGGTTTCTGTGCCTTGGGCGGTTTCGCGCAGAGCCGTCTGATGCGCTGTGTGGCGCTCAAGCCATCTGCCGTAAGGGAACATGACACGGATCACGCCAGCTGCCAACAAGATACCTACTGTGGTGGATGGCTACAGCGAATAAGCAACCGCTCCACGAGATGGAGGGAGAAAACGCGAAGATGGACGTCGTCATCGCGTGCGGTGTGGGAGGCGGCGCTTACGCTAGGGAAAGGCTAGAGGCTGCCAAGTAAAGCTTGTATTCCCCCTTGTGGCGCATTAGAGGTGCATGTGTGAGGGGAGCAAAACAAAGCTATGGGTAAGACAAGTTCATGGCGGGGCGTACGACACACAGGCGTGAGGGGGAACTGCGATGACTTTTTCCTCGCGTTCACGCAGTTGATGCAATTTCGCCACCACCACTGAGAAAAAAGCCCCAAGACCCGCCACAGTTCGCATAGAACGGCATCGAGATTGTGGCTGACGGCTCGAATGCCATGACGCAACTGGGACGCATCTTTCCGTCTCCATTGGGAAACCTGGCGCCGATCTATCCCGCAAACAACATCCGCACGCTCGTCATACAGACAAGGAAGGCCCTATCTGGCCTTGTCTTACCTTGCACCCCAAGCAGAGCGTGTACAATTGTGGATTTAGACGGCGTGTAGTCAAGGAATTGGGCAGCAGCGGCGTTGTGCTGTGTGTCCGCTGCTTTGGTTAATGCAGGCAAACCATGATCCGGGTCAATCAAGGTGGTGGAAGTGGAGGTAGCCCAGACCCTCCTAACAAGCGGGAGGCTACGACGGAGTGACGTAGTTGCTGCAATCACGCGTGTTACCCAGTCAGCCGTAATACAAATCTGCTTCTGCCCGCACCTGCCTCCTCCCTCATACCAACTCAGATACCCACTTCCTTCAATCACCTATACACCTCACACTCCCATTGTTTTTCCAGCTCTGCGTCTGCATTTTTGATACCCCACTTGATACCCCCGCAGCAGACCTACACCATGAGTTCCGCCGTAAATCGTATGCACCCCTACCCCGCTTGAGCGCGAGCTAGTATTAACTCAATGCAGGTCCGGTGGACTTGaagcagaaggagaaggatgTCAACAACAAACTACAGCTATACGGCATTGTTGAAGGTATGCAGACATGCGCCATGGGCGCGACTACACGCGTTCGCGTTGCACGAACAATATAAACAGTCACTAACCAACAGCAGCCTTCTCCAATGGCAAAGTGCCCTCCAACAGCCAGATTGACGTCGCCCTAAACTCGGCACTTGCACACAGGGCGCTCAACTCACCGTCAAAGAAGCTGTCGAGCGATGGCCAAAAGCTCGTTGGCGACTTCAAGAATGTCATCGAGCAGGCCAAGATCCTGCTTCTCACCAAGAACGAGGGCAACCTCCTCCAGGACTTCATCTGGCAGGCGGAGCACCTCGGTGGCAACAACGCTAACCTACCCAATGCGCCCGTCGACAAGGAGACAGCAAAACAACATGGCAACGACGCCCTCCAGGGCCTGCGCACCCTCGGCACGCTACTCATCTCGAACGGCCAGTTCAGAAAGCTTCTCTCCGATGCTACTGTTCTCCTCCGCGACATGGCTGGCGATGCCGCGATGAACACTGCCAACAAGGTCAAGCCCTCAGAAGATCGTCTCAACCGCCTAGATGAGCCCGCCGAGGACAACACCTGGCACGACACCTCCAATCTGAACCGCGAGAACCTCCGTAACCAAGCTAAGAGCAGCCTGCCTTTTGGCAACAAGAACAGGGACGAGGCCAAGGGAGAGCTCAAGGAACATGCTATGGACATCAACCAGGCCGCTAACCCCCAGGGATCCCGCGACCCCCAGCACACTGCCGAGCTCGGCGCTCACGAGGGTCAGACTGGCCAGCCCACCGGTGTTGATGCCCGTGGCGGCCTCGAGGCTGCCAAGCAAAAGGTTGAGGAGAACACATCAGAGGAGGACAAGCAGAGGGTTCGCGCCCGCCGCGACCAGATGAACAACTACCTCAAGGGCAAGATGCCTGAGGAGCGTCGCGAGCAGACTATCTGGCGTCTCAAGAAGATGGTCGTGGAGATCCAGGGCCATCAAGACTATCAGCGCGCCATCGAGACCCTGCTTAGCCTCGCCGAGCAGTACTCTGGCCATGGAAGGAACTTGGGTACGCAGGGCAAAGGCTCTGTTCAAGGTGCGCATCAGAATGATGCTCTGCAAACCGCTGAAGCTGACCTCAAGGTGCGTATTTAGGGTTCTTAAACGAGAATCAATGGCTGACCAACATGAAGACTCTCCTCGAGCGTTTCGCAAACAACACCTCATTCGATGACCTCATTGAATCGATCAACCAAGTCTACAAGGATGCCGACCAGGACCCAGAGCTGAGGAATTGGTTCACTCGCATGAACCAATTCATCCGCAAGACTCTTCAGCAGCAGGGCTTCATCCTCGATGACCGTTGCAACGAAGAGTGGAACCAGCTCTACGATGACGGCCACCATCTCCTGCGCGGCCGCTACCGTGGTCACACTGACCGCATCGCCGATGAATTCAAGTTCATTGGTGAGCAGTTCGACTCTGACCCGCAGAACAAGCAGTTCGCCGATTCCGTCAACAAGCTTTTCCTTGACCTTGGCCAAGATGAAAACGGCCAGACCACCTTCAAGCCCCACCTTCTCAAGGACTTGAGCGATGTCATCCTTCCCGCCATCTTTGAGAACGTCCGCTACATTCCTGTTCCTCGTATCGAGTACAGTGACCCCATGGTCGACGCCGTCGTTGAGAACCTCGTTATCGAGGGTGACAACCTTGCACCCAACTCCTTGGAGTTTGGCTCCGACAACTACTGGCGCTGGGGCCGCAAGTCCATCTCGAGCAAGAATAAGAATAAGGTCATGCTCTCAGTATCGGGTGTACAGATGGATCTCCGTGATGTATCATACTACATCAAGCGCAAGCAGGGTTTCCCTTCCATCACCGACAAGGGTGTTATGGACATCTTCATGGGTGGCTCTGGCTTCAGCTTCAAGGTTGAGATGGAGACAGCCGACAAGGCCCGCGATCACGCGCAGACACACTTCTTCAAGGTCACCAAGGTTGAGTCTGACATTAAGAACCTTCAGatcaagatgaagaagagcAACCACAAGCTCCTTTTCAACATGTTCAAGCCTCTTCTCCTCAAGGTCATGCGTCCTGTCATACAGAGGGTGCTGGAGAAGCAGATCAAGGACAGTGCCAACCAGCTCGATGGTATCCTCTTTGACATCAAGACTGAGGCTGACCGTGCCGAGGCCGAGGCCAAGCGCAACCCCGACCCCCAGAACATCCAGAACATGTACCAGCGCTACGCCTCTGCTGTGCAGCACCGTCTCATGCAAGGCAAGCAAAAGAAGGAAGCTATTCAGGAGAGGGCCAAGGACACCCAAGTCAACATGGCTGTCACTCAGCACGACTCCATCTTCAAGAACATCTCCCTTCCCGGAGGTATCTCCTCCAAGGCTACGGAATACAAGGAGCTTGCAGCCAAGGGTGACAAGTGGGAGAGCCCCATTTTCTCCATCGGCTCAGCCAAGGAGACCTCCAGCCTTCCTCAGGTTGGCAAGGTTACCCGCAAGCCCCACGGTCGTGAGGGTGGCTACGGTGGACCCCATGACAACTCTCGTGGTCTTGGTGCCTCACAAGGCTTGAACCCTTCCGCAAACCAGTACGATAGCCAGTACAGCAACGCTGGCGGCCTCGGCGCTGGTCAGGGCCTTACTACAGCCAACCAGGGCTTGACTGGTGGCGTTCCTTCCTCCGCCTTGGCTGGTGGTGTTCCTGCCTCCGGTCTGTCTAGCGGCATCCCACCTACAACCGGCGGTACACATGGATTCGGTACTCAGGTCGACGACGCGTTTAACACCTCTGGTACTGGCGCGCCTGTTGGCTCATCGGGTCTCGGCAACACCGGTACCTCCACTGGTACTGCCACCCACGGCGAGTTCAACACTACTTTCGGTGACCAGAACCCCGTCTTCCAGGGCCGCGCTTAGATGCTTGTTTTCGACCAGACCAGTGATACCCGGTATGCTTTGGGGGTTGCAAGTCATGATTACGACTTTCCTATCTTTTGATCATGGATGATACCACGTTTGGGCTACGGCGCAAACGTACATGAGTAGTAGCGAATGGATTGTTTTTTGGTTCCTTGTCTTCGTCAGTCATGAGAAGAGTAGGAGGAATTAGTGCCCTGTAATGCAGAGGAATTTGTGGGCAAGCCTGCGCTTGCTAAGGCTGGGTCGTATAAAATTGGGGATTGAGCTAGCCATTTCCTGTAGTAATAGTTAAT encodes:
- a CDS encoding Herpes-BLLF1 domain containing protein, which encodes MSSAVNRPVDLKQKEKDVNNKLQLYGIVEAFSNGKVPSNSQIDVALNSALAHRALNSPSKKLSSDGQKLVGDFKNVIEQAKILLLTKNEGNLLQDFIWQAEHLGGNNANLPNAPVDKETAKQHGNDALQGLRTLGTLLISNGQFRKLLSDATVLLRDMAGDAAMNTANKVKPSEDRLNRLDEPAEDNTWHDTSNLNRENLRNQAKSSLPFGNKNRDEAKGELKEHAMDINQAANPQGSRDPQHTAELGAHEGQTGQPTGVDARGGLEAAKQKVEENTSEEDKQRVRARRDQMNNYLKGKMPEERREQTIWRLKKMVVEIQGHQDYQRAIETLLSLAEQYSGHGRNLGTQGKGSVQGAHQNDALQTAEADLKTLLERFANNTSFDDLIESINQVYKDADQDPELRNWFTRMNQFIRKTLQQQGFILDDRCNEEWNQLYDDGHHLLRGRYRGHTDRIADEFKFIGEQFDSDPQNKQFADSVNKLFLDLGQDENGQTTFKPHLLKDLSDVILPAIFENVRYIPVPRIEYSDPMVDAVVENLVIEGDNLAPNSLEFGSDNYWRWGRKSISSKNKNKVMLSVSGVQMDLRDVSYYIKRKQGFPSITDKGVMDIFMGGSGFSFKVEMETADKARDHAQTHFFKVTKVESDIKNLQIKMKKSNHKLLFNMFKPLLLKVMRPVIQRVLEKQIKDSANQLDGILFDIKTEADRAEAEAKRNPDPQNIQNMYQRYASAVQHRLMQGKQKKEAIQERAKDTQVNMAVTQHDSIFKNISLPGGISSKATEYKELAAKGDKWESPIFSIGSAKETSSLPQVGKVTRKPHGREGGYGGPHDNSRGLGASQGLNPSANQYDSQYSNAGGLGAGQGLTTANQGLTGGVPSSALAGGVPASGLSSGIPPTTGGTHGFGTQVDDAFNTSGTGAPVGSSGLGNTGTSTGTATHGEFNTTFGDQNPVFQGRA
- a CDS encoding CorA, Mg2+ and Co2+ transporter, with the protein product MYVLVLQQPQQQPQETIGDLYRGFISKLQFQVNSRASKRLLRDINLLQDELQILIAVNTWQTNLIQNYTRVLDDTSYEQELPSRKSMFPYERDLLRTCLNNLKLARDDFSDLLDLCRPLSDRTKQILEINEEDHGKAIMVFTVVTVIFLPLSFATSYFGMNTSDIRDMDQTQTLFWSVAIPLTVLTVGGCMLIGYNGVELLDGISSFLRMVSGKQKESPDAGVGVSRRKPPPNLQFDTTNTQELTNLDEAEFANPRPSGCDETMEDIQANKDYASIRKKIPYVTYGDDDEWFREEEGALIKAGERRAANFSHERNGLPPLPPRIDIVPGTMGAGWDKQDAWYDMKEKELWQRNRRSHRKVDNNYYENYGRY